One Aggregicoccus sp. 17bor-14 DNA window includes the following coding sequences:
- a CDS encoding FAD/NAD(P)-binding protein, translating into MSQPLSPPAAFDLAIIGAGASGTLLAAALLRTARTPLQVLLLEQSGRFGRGPAYSTTELQHLLNVPAGKMSALADDPEHFLRWLRTQAPDTRPTDFVPRARYALYLDAVLAEARAKAAPGVQLTQRHAQVRGLQPGAGGVTVQLEEGGSVRAARAVLALGNFPPAALAVPDGGLYASERYVALPWESGGLEAVAPEESVLLLGSGLTAVDVALSLQARGHTGPVHALSRHGLLPQVHRAGVAPHTFAPGALRARALLREVRAEVRRVEAAGGDWRAVVDALRPHTVPLWQRLATADKRRFLRHLRAYWEVHRHRMAPEVGRAIAELLAGGQLRIHAAHVQAFALEADGVRVTLRRRGGPGVQHLHVQRVLNCTGPASPLAQPKGTLVGDLLAGGLARADALRLGLDTREGALVDAQGKPSSVLFALGGVRRPELWESTAIPEIRTQAQALAQHLLAS; encoded by the coding sequence ATGTCCCAGCCCCTCTCCCCTCCCGCCGCCTTCGACCTCGCCATCATCGGGGCCGGTGCGAGCGGCACCCTGCTCGCGGCGGCGCTGCTGCGCACCGCGCGCACGCCGCTCCAGGTGCTGCTGCTGGAGCAGAGCGGGCGCTTCGGCCGCGGGCCCGCCTACAGCACCACCGAGCTGCAGCACCTGCTCAACGTGCCCGCGGGCAAGATGAGCGCGCTCGCGGATGACCCGGAGCACTTCCTGCGCTGGCTGCGCACGCAGGCGCCGGACACCCGGCCCACCGACTTCGTGCCCCGCGCGCGCTACGCGCTCTACCTGGACGCAGTGCTCGCCGAGGCGCGCGCGAAGGCGGCCCCCGGCGTGCAGCTCACCCAGCGCCACGCGCAGGTGCGCGGCCTGCAGCCCGGGGCCGGTGGCGTCACGGTGCAGCTCGAGGAGGGCGGCAGCGTGCGGGCCGCGCGCGCGGTGCTCGCGCTGGGCAACTTCCCGCCCGCGGCGCTCGCGGTGCCGGATGGCGGGCTCTACGCGAGTGAGCGCTACGTGGCGCTGCCCTGGGAGAGCGGCGGGCTCGAGGCGGTGGCGCCCGAGGAGTCGGTGCTGCTCCTGGGCTCGGGGCTGACGGCGGTGGACGTGGCGCTCTCGCTGCAGGCGCGCGGGCACACGGGCCCGGTGCACGCGCTCTCGCGCCACGGGCTGCTGCCCCAGGTGCACCGCGCGGGGGTGGCGCCCCACACCTTCGCGCCCGGAGCGCTGCGCGCGCGGGCGCTGCTGCGCGAGGTGCGCGCGGAGGTGCGCCGCGTGGAGGCCGCCGGCGGCGACTGGCGCGCGGTGGTGGACGCGCTGCGGCCGCACACGGTGCCGCTGTGGCAGCGGCTCGCGACCGCGGACAAGCGGCGCTTCCTGCGCCACCTGCGCGCCTACTGGGAGGTGCACCGCCACCGCATGGCGCCCGAGGTGGGCCGCGCCATCGCCGAGCTGCTCGCGGGCGGCCAGCTGCGCATCCACGCGGCGCACGTGCAGGCCTTCGCGCTCGAGGCGGACGGCGTGCGGGTGACGCTGCGGCGGCGTGGCGGCCCCGGCGTGCAGCACCTGCACGTGCAGCGCGTGCTCAACTGCACGGGGCCGGCCTCGCCGCTCGCGCAGCCGAAGGGCACGCTGGTGGGAGACCTGCTCGCGGGAGGGCTCGCGCGCGCGGACGCGCTGCGCCTCGGGCTGGACACGCGCGAGGGCGCGCTGGTGGATGCGCAGGGGAAGCCCTCCTCCGTGCTCTTCGCGCTGGGCGGGGTGCGGCGGCCCGAGCTGTGGGAGTCCACCGCCATCCCGGAGATTCGCACCCAGGCGCAGGCGCTCGCACAGCACCTGCTCGCGTCCTGA
- a CDS encoding OprO/OprP family phosphate-selective porin: MRAPLLLALLALPAFAQSSAPSAAPPPAPPAVKLGEKGFVLESADGDFRLRFSGLIQADGRFFVGGGEGAVANTLLLRRVRPIVDGTVFGLYDFRFMPDFGGGRAQIQDAYVDAHPSKALRVRAGRYKAPFGLEFLQSDAFLPFSERALPTNLVPGRDVGLQLHGEAQAGVLSYAVGVFNGAPDGGNLEGDDEDGKDAVARVFAHPLRPLGVPALQNLGVGLAASYGRTGGAANLPQYRTAGQQVFFRYRAAAAGGVPGAVAQGERVRLSPQAYWYVGPLGLLSEYVRSSQEVAVGDGAAVRLTHSAWNATGSLVVYGGSAGYEGVKVRAPFRPSLGEWGALEVALRYSALDVDADAFPLFADPAASARAARAAALALNGYLNAFTRVSLHLERTTFDGGAAAGADRPAEQLVLGRLQLNF, from the coding sequence ATGCGTGCCCCCCTGCTCCTCGCCCTGCTCGCACTTCCGGCCTTCGCCCAGTCCTCCGCGCCGAGCGCTGCACCGCCCCCGGCGCCGCCGGCCGTGAAGCTGGGCGAGAAGGGCTTCGTGTTGGAGAGCGCGGACGGCGACTTCCGCCTGCGCTTCTCCGGCCTGATTCAGGCAGACGGGCGCTTCTTCGTGGGCGGTGGCGAGGGCGCGGTCGCGAACACGCTGCTCTTGCGCCGCGTGCGGCCCATCGTGGACGGCACGGTGTTCGGGCTCTACGACTTCCGCTTCATGCCGGACTTCGGCGGCGGGCGCGCGCAGATCCAGGACGCGTACGTGGACGCGCATCCCTCCAAGGCGCTGCGCGTGCGGGCCGGCCGCTACAAGGCCCCCTTCGGCCTCGAGTTCCTCCAGTCCGACGCCTTCCTCCCCTTCTCCGAGCGCGCGCTGCCCACCAACCTGGTGCCCGGCCGCGACGTGGGCCTGCAGCTGCACGGCGAAGCACAGGCGGGCGTCTTGAGCTACGCGGTGGGCGTGTTCAACGGCGCACCGGACGGGGGGAACCTCGAGGGCGACGACGAGGACGGCAAGGACGCGGTGGCGCGCGTCTTCGCCCACCCACTGCGGCCGCTCGGGGTGCCCGCGCTGCAGAACCTGGGCGTGGGCCTCGCCGCGAGCTACGGGCGCACGGGCGGCGCCGCGAACCTTCCGCAGTACCGCACGGCCGGGCAGCAGGTCTTCTTCCGCTACCGCGCCGCCGCGGCCGGCGGCGTGCCCGGGGCGGTCGCGCAGGGCGAGCGCGTGCGCCTCAGCCCGCAGGCCTACTGGTACGTGGGGCCCCTGGGCCTGCTGAGCGAGTACGTGCGCAGCAGCCAGGAGGTGGCGGTGGGAGACGGCGCAGCGGTGCGCCTCACGCACAGCGCGTGGAACGCCACCGGCTCCCTCGTCGTGTACGGCGGCAGCGCGGGCTACGAGGGCGTGAAGGTGCGCGCCCCCTTCCGCCCCTCGCTCGGCGAGTGGGGCGCGCTGGAGGTGGCGCTGCGCTACTCGGCGCTGGACGTGGACGCGGACGCCTTCCCCCTCTTCGCGGACCCCGCGGCCTCGGCGAGGGCGGCGCGCGCCGCGGCGCTCGCGCTCAATGGCTACCTCAACGCCTTCACCCGCGTGTCGCTGCACCTGGAGCGCACCACCTTCGACGGTGGGGCGGCCGCAGGCGCGGACCGCCCCGCCGAGCAGCTGGTGCTCGGGCGCCTGCAGCTCAACTTCTAG
- a CDS encoding cysteine dioxygenase family protein translates to MREDGLREVEPVLQVDPAELFGARLPVLSGAGAPAGRQLRALAEWMRRAQPRWRVLSPFVRFDPQSYVRETLFRSPDWELVLLCWGPEHASRIHDHGGSSGVARVLWGEAQEQRFLRSGPGHAVPSARVSLQEGGVLVEASATVHQLRNVSREPALTLHLYSPPLAGMQQYLPAPH, encoded by the coding sequence ATGCGGGAAGACGGTCTGAGGGAAGTGGAGCCCGTGCTCCAGGTGGACCCCGCCGAGCTGTTCGGGGCGCGCCTCCCGGTGCTCAGTGGCGCGGGCGCTCCGGCGGGCCGGCAGCTGCGCGCGCTCGCCGAGTGGATGCGCCGCGCGCAGCCTCGCTGGCGCGTGCTCTCCCCCTTCGTGCGCTTCGACCCGCAGAGCTACGTGCGCGAGACCCTCTTCCGCTCGCCCGACTGGGAGCTGGTGCTCCTCTGCTGGGGCCCGGAGCACGCCTCGCGCATCCACGACCACGGCGGCTCGAGCGGCGTGGCGCGCGTGCTCTGGGGCGAGGCCCAGGAGCAGCGCTTCCTGCGCAGCGGCCCGGGCCACGCGGTGCCCAGCGCGCGCGTGAGCCTGCAGGAGGGCGGCGTGCTGGTGGAGGCGAGCGCCACGGTGCACCAGCTGCGCAACGTCTCGCGCGAGCCGGCCCTCACCCTGCACCTGTACAGCCCGCCGCTCGCGGGGATGCAGCAGTACCTGCCCGCGCCGCACTGA